The Chloracidobacterium sp. genome contains the following window.
CAGCACAGCGTCCGCGAGTTGCGCGAGATCGGTATCTCGCCGGATATCTTGTTATGCCGTTCGGATCGTCCTTTGCCTTCGGACCTGCGCAAGAAGATCGGCCTTTTTTGCAACGTTCAGGAAAACGCCGTGATCTCAGCTCTCGATGTGCCTTCGATATACGAGGTTCCGCTGGCATTTCACGAGCAGGCCCTGGACGAACTGATCGTTAGCAACCTGCATTTAACGGAGGCTTTTCCATTGGTGGACCTCCGGCGTTGGCGTGAACTAGTGTCGACGATCAAGGATCCGACCGGCGGGAACGTCAAGGTCGCGATCGTTGGGAAATACGTTGAACTCGAGGATTCGTATAAGTCATTGCGCGAGGCTCTGACCCACGCGGGCGTCGCAAACAACCTGCGTGTGAACGTCACTTGGATCGAATCGGAAAATTTGATGAAGGACGACTATGAGAACGAACTTCAAGACTATGACGCTATTCTGGTACCGGGCGGATTTGGCAAACGCGGTATCGGCGGTATGCTTCGGGCGATAAAATACGCACGCAGATCCGGCACGCCTTACTTTGGCATTTGTCTCGGAATGCAGACTGCCTGTATCGAGTTTGCCCGCAATGTCTGCGGACTACGGGACGCGGATTCGACAGAATTTAACGAGGAAACGCCGTTTCCGATCATCTTTAAGCTACGAGATCTGGTCGACGTCGAAGAACTTGGCGGGACCATGCGACTCGGTGAGTGGGCGTGTGAGTTGAAACAGGACACGCTAGCACGCGAGGTTTACCACGGAGCATCGGAGATCGGCGAACGGCACCGTCATCGATTTGAATTCAATCCGGAATTTCGAGAAGCTCTTGAACGAGAAGGGCTCGTTTTCAGCGGCATTTCGCCGGATGGGAAATTCATCGAAATTGTAGAATTGCCGCGAACGACGCACCCACATTTCATAGCTTGCCAATTCCACCCGGAGTATAAGTCAAAGCCGTTGGACGCTCATCCGCTGTTTACGGCATTTGTGGCTGCGGCATGGGACAACCGCGTGAAGAGCGAAAATCTCGAGCACGATGTTTCTCGCGAAGTCACAACGGAAGCTTCTGAGCGAGTCGAGGTCGGCGCGGACGAATAACAGAAGGACGGCGAAGGGATACGATGCTGAATCAATATTTTGGAAATGCCCGCTATAGATCGGTATTAGTAACCTTGCTTGTTCTTTTGATCGTCCAAACGGCCGCAGCCCACGAGTACTGGATTGAATCAAGTAATTTCTTTCTTCGCATCAGCGAGGTGTCGTCCGTGAGGCTATTTGTAGGTGAGGCCCTCATATCTGAAACGGAGATGCCCTTCCAAGCCTCCAAGACAAACTCATTTCAGATGTTTTCCCCGAACGGGGCGTTTGATATGCGTACATTGGCCGAGGATGATCGAAAGCCCATCGTGAATTTTTCGGCTGATCGCTCTGGAACGTATGTTTTGGCGATGGAGCGCGGATGGTCTTACATCACGCTCGATGCGGACAAATTCGAAGATTACCTCACCGAAGAAGGGATGGATTACGTCATCACCGAACGGGCTCGGCTCGGTGAGGCGAAAAAGCAAGGGCGAGAACGTTACAGCCGATATCTAAAAACGATGATACAGGTCGGAGTGAACCGGACCGGGAATGCTAAGGCGAGATACGGAGGGCGGCTAGAGATAGTCGCGCTCGACAATCCTTATAACAAAAAGGTGGGCGACACGATGCAGTTTCAGGTATTTTTTGGCGGAGCACCGCTCGCATCGAAAGCCGTTTTTGCCGACAACCGCGATGGCGATACGGTATCTACCCGGAAAATGGTCTCCGACAAGGATGGTAAGGTGGAGGTCAAAGTCGACGGAAAGGGCATTTGGCTAATTCGGCTTGTTTATATGCAGAGATGCTCAAAGTCGTGTGGCGACGCCGACTGGGAAAGCTTCTGGGGAGCCCTGACATTTGGGGTTAAATGAGGTCAGAACGTAATATAATAGTAACTTAATGACGACGAACTGTTTCGACTATAAGCTGGGGCTGGTCTTGACGGTGTTATTGATATGCAACGATTTAATATAGACAATGTCACATTTGGCGGCGGTGAACTTGCGTTTATCCTTGGGCCTTGCGTCGTGGAATCGATCGAGCACGCGAGGATGATGTCAAATTCGATCAAGGAAATATGTGATCGGGTCGGCGTAAGTTTCGTTTATAAATCTTCGTTCGATAAGGCAAATCGTAGCTCGATCGATAGTTTTCGCGGAGAGGGAATGGACTTTGGACTGGAGATCCTTTCCAGGATCAAGGACGAGATCGGCGTCCCTATAATCACCGACATTCATGAGCCGTGGCAAGCCGCAAAGGCTGCAACAGTTGCAGATATGTTGCAGATACCCGCATTCCTCTGCCGTCAGACCGACCTGCTTGTGGCCGCCGCCGCCACTGGAAAGGCCGTAAATGTCAAAAAAGGGCAATTTCTTGCGCCTTGGGACGCAAAGAATATAGTGGATAAGCTTACGGAAGCGGGTTGCGAAAAGATCTTGCTGACCGAACGGGGGGCGAGTTTTGGGTACAATAATCTTGTCGTTGATCTGCGATCGTTCCCGATAATGCGTTCGTTCGGCGTTCCGGTCGTTTTCGACGTGACGCATTCGCTCCAATTGCCGGGCGGACTCGGAAAGGCAACCGACGGGCAGGGCCAATACATCGAACATTTTGCTCGAGCTGGAGTTGCGTGCGGTGTTGATGCTGTTTTTATGGAGGTTCACAATGATCCGTCCAAAGCCCCAAGCGATGGGCCGAACCAACTGCCGCTTGGGCGACTCGAATCTCTGCTTACGAAACTCAAGGCAATTCACGAACTTGTAGCTGAATAAAGCCCGCGATGATGTTCAAATGAATAAACAACTGATCACGATCATTGTCCTAGTACTATTTTCCTTCGTACTATCGGCACAGGGCCAGGATGAGACCCGCTCGATACAGACCTGGAAGGTGCAGAAATACGATGTGTCGGCGACCTTACCGTCGGATGCGGCGTCGCGAAGTGCAGGATTTACTGCCGTTCTGTCGTTACGAAATATTTCCGGCAAATCTGCAGGGTCTCTGACGCTGCGGATCAGTCCATTTGCAGATATCACATCTATTAAGATAAACGATGCAGCGACCGACTTTACGAAGAGCGAGGAAAAAGTTGGGTCTGCAGGTAGTTTGCAGCGGATAGCGATGCGATTTCCGGCGATAAACGCGGACGCGACGCTTACAGCCTCGGTTGAATACAGGCTCAACCTAAAGGAAAACACCAGCCTCGCGACGATCTCGCCGATCGGCACACAGTTTCTACCGCTTTCATTTTGGTATCCGACGCCGACGAGTTGGTTCTTTAATCGTGGCGGCGATAGGGCACCTTTCAGGCTCCGAGTTAACAGTCCCGGCCCGACAGTGCTCACTTCGGGTGTTGAAACTACAAGCGGATTTGATGAGAAGATCAACGGACAACCTTATTTTGTCTCCGGCAGTTGGGACTTGATAAATTCAAGCGGCGTTGCGGTTTATGGACCGAAATCAGCGTCAAACGAAGCTCAAAAACGGATCGCAGAACTCGCGGCATTGTTCGCGGAGGCACGTACATTTATGTCGGGAACGCTCGGGGCTGCCCCCGAAGCACCGCTTAAGATCATTGTGGTGCGGCGAGGTGCCGGATTTTCGGGCGGCGGCACGGTGCTTATCGACGAGTCGGTACTCAGACGCTCAAAGATCGATTCTTTGACCGCCACGTCTATAGCGGAGGCCGCAGCTAAAATATGGTTAGGCGGGTCAGTTACGACTAGCGGCGAGGGGTACGCGATACTTCAGGAAGGGTTGTCACGTTATCTAGCTACTCAATTTATCGAATCTAAATACGGCAAGGACGTCGCCGACAATGAGCGTCTGAGACAAAGGACTGCGTATGCCGCAGTTTCAAAGCGTGACGGCCCGATGCGGGCGTCCTCGCCGCTAGATGATTTTTTCTATTCGCAGGCGGCAAATAAAGGAGCTATGGCTTGGAGGCTTCTGGAAAGAAAACTCGGCAAAGCGGACTTTTCGGCGATATTAAGGGCCAATATGGCTGACGGCGACCTGAATATGGCCGAGTTAAGGATGGCGTTCTCATCCGCCAAGGACATTGTCGATTACGTTTTGGATCAAACCACCGAAATGAACCTGCTCGTCGGCATCCCCCAAGTTGTTGGTGATACATCGAAAGTCGCACTCCGAAATACCGGACTTTTGGATGCTACGATCACCGTCAAGGCAACCACAGCCAGCGGCCAAATTATCGAGTCTCCAACCACCATCAAGGCACAGAGTTACGGCGAGGTGAGCTTTAAGTCGCCGTCCCCGATCGTTCGTGTCGAAGTCGACACGGAAAAGCTATATCCACAATTCGAATACTCCGACGATGTCGCACCAAAAGAGCTTTCGGACAGCGATCCGATCCTTGCCGTTAAACGAGCCTTTGATAAACAGGACTTTGCGGGTGCTGAGAAAATTGCACTCATCGTGTTGAAAAGTTCGCCGAGAACGGATGACGTCCGTATTCTGCTCGGGCGCGCATTGCTGGCACTAGGGCGCAATGTTGACGCCGAACGCGAGTTTAAGGCCATTCTCGAGGAAAAATTACCGAGTTCGCGAAGCCTCGCTTGGGCAAATGTCGGACTTGGAGAAACAGCTGCTAGGAGCGGCCAAAACGATGAGGCAGTTAGATTTGCCGAAGCGGCGATTGTGGCAGATGCCGAATACGGAGCGAGTCTAGCTGCCAGAAACCTCAGAAACCGCGTCGGAGGAACAACGAGTATCGATCCGACAGTCAAGAGTTTCTTTGCCGATTTCGACCGGGCCGCGGTTTCTAACCGAAAAGCCGATGTTGACGCGCTCATAATGCCGGGCGAAGCGTCGAAATTCGCTGGCGGGATCGCCGGCGGTACCGAACAGTGGCAAACTCAAGTGCGTCAGATCGACAGACTCGATGCTAACAATTTGTTGGTTGAGACGAATCTCACGATCAAATTACTGACAAAGGACTCCGAAACCGGAATGGCGGTATTCAGATTGACTAGATCCGGAAATGGGTGGAAGCTTAGTGGGGTTGAGACGTTTGAACTCCGTTAGTATGTGATTTTACGGTCGCGAGACGGCTTTATCGCTCTCATATCCGTATTGACGTGAGTGACCTCGGTATCATCAAAGGAAACGCTGTAGCTATTACAAATCGGAGTTAATGGAACCTATATAATGAGGATCGAAGAACGAGCACGGCGGATCAAACTCCTGATAATGGACTGCGACGGTGTACTGACGGATGGACGTCTTTATTTTTCAGCCGGCGGCGAGACGATGAAGGTTTTTCACGCTCGAGACGGGCAAGGTATTGCTTCGTGGCACAAGGCCGGATTTCGTTCCGGCATCATATCGGGCCGTGGTGCAACTGAAATAATTCAACGACGGGCAGACGAACTCGGGATGACATATATAAGGACGAACTCTCAAGACAAGGTGGTGGATCTCTCCGAGATCATCGCTGCGGCGGGTGTATCACTCGATGAGGTCGCATACGTAGGTGATGATATCGGCGATGTCGAAGTTATGAAGATCGTCGGCCTGCCGGTGGCGGTTGCGGATGCGGCGATCGAGGCAATCAATGCTGCGATATTCGTAACCGATCTGAAAGGCGGTAAAGGTGCGATCAGGCAGGTGACCGACTTGCTCCTAAATTCAAAGTAGGCAGGATCATCCAACGAGTAATCCTGCCGAAGCGATCTGCGTCAACTGATCCTCAATAATATCCGGTAGTGCCGCCGTGAATCGCTCCCGTTCTTCAAGGGGCAATTCAATTGCCGCCAGTATTTCGTCGGCAAGTTCGACTCTCCCGCGTGTTCCGTCAAGCATCGAGATGATCAGCCGCAATATGGGATCAAGCGTCTTTAAGTTTTTACCGGCGAGAGTCGTAAGATTTTCGATGTCCTCGCTAATCTGCCAACGGGCGAATGCACTCGAAACTGGGGTTTCGCCTACCACCGCCGCAAATGTCGGCGAGTAACAACCAAACTTAACAAACCCTCCAAGATAAAGCTGGAGTATATACGTACGAGCTTTGGATACATCCTCCGTCGATGAAATGCCGACAATCTCGAACGCTCGGGCTAAAAGATCGACAAACGGCATTGCCTTGGGCCATTGTGACTTCATTGATACTAGCAGGGCTTTTGTCAGCGGATGATTTACGGTCAGCGAAGCCCCCTTTGAGCCGTCAAACCGGACAGGTGTTGCATCAGTTACGTTTACCGAACTCAAATCTGTTGAGACTTGAGATGAGATGTAAAACTCATCAACTTTCGAATCAGAAACCGCTCGGTCGATCGGATTCTCGGACCGGCAGATCAATGATGACCTGAATCGTCGACACGTGATCAGATCGATGTATTGTTCAAATGTGATAATGTCGTCACGAACTGAGTCTAAAAGCCCTCTCGCCTCGACGGACAGCTTTAATGTGTTTGATGCTATAGGGTCTGCTTCGGATAAGAATTGCAGGCCGTGTGGTCCGATCATCGACACAAAATCCTTGAAATAGAACGGAGTATTAAAATCCGAAAGATCATCGTGAAAAACGTTTTGTGCCGATCGTTCGCGGATCTGTTCTAGTTCAAGCTTGAGGACCTGTTGGTAAAGACTGTCAACTTCCGCAGCACCGGCAATTGCCTCCAGAAATGCGATTCCTTGTTCAACCTTTTCATTCGGATCGATAAACCCGTCAGATTGTGTACGCATTATCCCGGCCGCTATCTCGCGGATACGGCAACCCGGATATGTGTTGTAGCTTATGTACCCGATCCCGTGAGGGGCGAGGCAGTCGGCAAATATATTTAAAATGTGTGGGCGAACGGTGTCGGGGACCCAGGACAGGAGGCCGTGAGCGATTATGTAATCAAATTCGCCAAGCTCTTGGGTGTCGATCTGCGTGGCATCTTTGTGGAAAAGGTCGATATTCTCGACTCCTATCCGAGCTTTGGCCGATATTCCGTGACGAATATGATTTTCGGACAGGTCGAAACCGACAAATTCGCTGTTTGGTAGAGCATAGGCGAATGACAGAAGGTTAGTGCCGTCACCACATCCAATCTCAAGCACACGGCAATCCGTCG
Protein-coding sequences here:
- a CDS encoding CTP synthase — encoded protein: MTEKTTKYIFVTGGVVSSLGKGLAASSIGCLLEARGMNVQMMKLDPYINVDPGTMSPFQHGEVFVTDDGAETDLDLGHYERFTHAKLSQANNWTSGRIYQSVINKERRGEYLGKTIQVIPHITDEIKAAVRTVADMHKPDILIVEIGGTVGDIESLPFLEAIRQMGNEEGRNNAIFIHVTLVPFIAAAGELKTKPTQHSVRELREIGISPDILLCRSDRPLPSDLRKKIGLFCNVQENAVISALDVPSIYEVPLAFHEQALDELIVSNLHLTEAFPLVDLRRWRELVSTIKDPTGGNVKVAIVGKYVELEDSYKSLREALTHAGVANNLRVNVTWIESENLMKDDYENELQDYDAILVPGGFGKRGIGGMLRAIKYARRSGTPYFGICLGMQTACIEFARNVCGLRDADSTEFNEETPFPIIFKLRDLVDVEELGGTMRLGEWACELKQDTLAREVYHGASEIGERHRHRFEFNPEFREALEREGLVFSGISPDGKFIEIVELPRTTHPHFIACQFHPEYKSKPLDAHPLFTAFVAAAWDNRVKSENLEHDVSREVTTEASERVEVGADE
- a CDS encoding DUF4198 domain-containing protein, whose product is MLNQYFGNARYRSVLVTLLVLLIVQTAAAHEYWIESSNFFLRISEVSSVRLFVGEALISETEMPFQASKTNSFQMFSPNGAFDMRTLAEDDRKPIVNFSADRSGTYVLAMERGWSYITLDADKFEDYLTEEGMDYVITERARLGEAKKQGRERYSRYLKTMIQVGVNRTGNAKARYGGRLEIVALDNPYNKKVGDTMQFQVFFGGAPLASKAVFADNRDGDTVSTRKMVSDKDGKVEVKVDGKGIWLIRLVYMQRCSKSCGDADWESFWGALTFGVK
- the kdsA gene encoding 3-deoxy-8-phosphooctulonate synthase, with protein sequence MQRFNIDNVTFGGGELAFILGPCVVESIEHARMMSNSIKEICDRVGVSFVYKSSFDKANRSSIDSFRGEGMDFGLEILSRIKDEIGVPIITDIHEPWQAAKAATVADMLQIPAFLCRQTDLLVAAAATGKAVNVKKGQFLAPWDAKNIVDKLTEAGCEKILLTERGASFGYNNLVVDLRSFPIMRSFGVPVVFDVTHSLQLPGGLGKATDGQGQYIEHFARAGVACGVDAVFMEVHNDPSKAPSDGPNQLPLGRLESLLTKLKAIHELVAE
- a CDS encoding HAD hydrolase family protein: MRIEERARRIKLLIMDCDGVLTDGRLYFSAGGETMKVFHARDGQGIASWHKAGFRSGIISGRGATEIIQRRADELGMTYIRTNSQDKVVDLSEIIAAAGVSLDEVAYVGDDIGDVEVMKIVGLPVAVADAAIEAINAAIFVTDLKGGKGAIRQVTDLLLNSK
- a CDS encoding methyltransferase regulatory domain-containing protein yields the protein MLRESFSYDLFPYPSYTFPQTHPDRLASIGVLYGIPVKTPTDCRVLEIGCGDGTNLLSFAYALPNSEFVGFDLSENHIRHGISAKARIGVENIDLFHKDATQIDTQELGEFDYIIAHGLLSWVPDTVRPHILNIFADCLAPHGIGYISYNTYPGCRIREIAAGIMRTQSDGFIDPNEKVEQGIAFLEAIAGAAEVDSLYQQVLKLELEQIRERSAQNVFHDDLSDFNTPFYFKDFVSMIGPHGLQFLSEADPIASNTLKLSVEARGLLDSVRDDIITFEQYIDLITCRRFRSSLICRSENPIDRAVSDSKVDEFYISSQVSTDLSSVNVTDATPVRFDGSKGASLTVNHPLTKALLVSMKSQWPKAMPFVDLLARAFEIVGISSTEDVSKARTYILQLYLGGFVKFGCYSPTFAAVVGETPVSSAFARWQISEDIENLTTLAGKNLKTLDPILRLIISMLDGTRGRVELADEILAAIELPLEERERFTAALPDIIEDQLTQIASAGLLVG